The DNA segment CTTGCAGTCAGGATCGGTCATATTGGTCGATTTACTGTCCTCTGCCTGTATTTGCTCCATTATACTTTCGACCTTCGACCGCAGTTTCTTCTGATCGCTCAGCTCCTCGTCCATCTTTATCCACGAACCCTGATTCACCTCCTTGCGGTCGACTGTCTCGCATTCCGACAGTATCTGCTTGATGCGTTTGTCGATACTTTTTAAGCGACGTTGGCACTTTTCCTTCGTCCAGGTATTCTTATTCGAGGCGTTCGCCCGGACCTTCGTACCGTCTATGAATAATGTGTTGCCTTTTATAAGGTCCAGCTTTATACAAAGACGGGCACACTGACGCAGAACCTTTTTTAATGCGCCTCTGTTCTTGCGTCTGAACTCAGCGATCGTTTTATGGTCCGGCTTGAGCCCGCCGGTCAGCCAGATGAACGATATATTATAATTCGCTTCACGTTCCAACTTGCGGCTGCTGCGGACGCCGTAGCTATAGCCGTACAGCAGAAGCTTGAGCATGCTCACCGGGTCGTACTGCGGACAGCCGACCTTGCCGGTGTTTATCTCGATGCCCAGCTCATCAAAATCCAGCGAGTCGAGGAATGCATCGTATGCCCGCACCGGAGAATCGGCTGGCACATAATCGTCGATACTCTGCGGAAATAGACTCCGCTGGTAGCGATCACCATAACGATATGCCATAAAAAACCTTTCATTCGAACCACGAATGAATTTTAGCGCCATCACAATAAAACCGCAAGATCAATCAACGAGAATTGCGACACAGTCTCATCGGTCAGTGTTCCTTGCTGGCCTATTCGCACTTCGTCCTGGAACCAGATCTCAATTTTCTTTTCGGGGTTTTCTGTTCGGACTTTTTGGACAAAAAGGGGGCTTGCTCCAACCACTGCTGCATTTTTTCCGGATCGTTCTTTCGGTGCTTAGGCCTTGGTTTTAGACATGAAAGCCCCAATCTATGCATTAGATCATAGACGCCGAAGAGCGAATATTTTACGCCAAATTCTCTTTCAAGAATCCGTCTTATGTCTCTGCCGCGCAGCACACATACACCACCGTCTGAATCGGTTGGTCCATCTTGAATTCGCTTGATCAACTCAGGCTCTTTTTTGCGTGGCAGTTTTGTGGGCCTGCCGCTTTGACGTTTTGGTGCGATAGCCTCAATGCCGCCATCACGGTAGAAATAACACCATCGCTGAACGAAGTTTTTGCTGCGATCAAGTTTTGTCATGATCGCTTTTGTTTGCCATCCCTCCAATGCCAGGGCTACCACCCGATATCGATCTCGCTGCTTTGCATTGGTTTCAATTCGAGCTTTTTCTTTTAACTTTTGCAGGTCACCGTACTTGATCTCACTGATGTGCATGCCATATTTCCTTTCATTTTTTAGGAATTATGACACATCATTAGCGATGGCGCAAGTCTAAAACCGTGGCGCGCGAAAAATTTTCACAATGCGTATTACCTGTTTTGAATCATGTCTTGGGGAATCTGTAGTCGGAGCATCCCTTCGCCGCCAAAATTGTCTGCCGGTAATTCCAATTTTAGATGTTCTGCAGTGTCCACAGGCAATTCAAAAACAAGTACATCAATCAGTGACTTGCCAGGGTAAATTGAGTCTGACTTTGCATTACCTACAATTTCAGTTCCAAAACCGAAGCTAATCCGTTTGTATCTATTTCCAAAATTATCTTCGAGAGTTGCATAGTCCCGAGAAAAAGAAATATCCTGACCCTGCCAGCTTTGATATTCAATTTTTTTGCTCTGGCTACCGTTTATTAGTTCTAAGTAAATTGCTAGAAGATCATCTCGCGAAGAACCCTGGCTTTCATCGAAACTATCTATGAGCGGCACTTTTCCTTTTACTGCCCCTTTTACCTGCAGTTGCATATCTCCCTGCCGCACTGGATACTTTGCAGAAACCCATTCTTCTGCTTCCTCAGAGTTGTTTGTGTTCGTCACGTTTGCTTCTTCGCTGTTATTACTTGTAGAATTTCCCGAACCACTGCTAGTCACAACTTCTTGTTTGGTTTGATCCGCTTTGGCAGCAGCTTCGTCAATAGCTTCTGCAGCTCCACCGATTACAGCTACTTGGGTAAATGCAATAATTAATGCAAGCGCAGATACAACTCCTCCACCAATTGGCCATCCAATGCCTGAGCCCTTACGGAAAATCGCTATAAGAAAACCGATTACAGCAAAAAGGACGCCCAGCGAACTTACTGGAATGCTTAGAAGACCTAGTAGTGGAATCCAACAAATTAAGAATGCCAAGATGCCCATAATAAGCGAAACAACCCCTAAGCTTGATGTTCGTTTGGGCATGTTTACGTTAACGGAAGGAGCATTTGGTGAGTGGCCACTTTCATGAGGTTTCTGCCGAACTACAGCATTACCTGTCGCGTCTTTATGTGTGACTGGAAACCTTTCTTCAACCGGTCTTTGCACGGGAGATTCATCAATTAACTCGTCAAAATCTGGAGCTGGGACTTCTAAGATGCAGCGACATCTCGGGCATTTGCCTTTTTTGCCAGCAGATTCATCTTTTACTCGAAGTTGCTTGCCGCACTTATTGCATTCAAATTCAATCATTTTCTGTCTCCTCTAAATTGAATTCCCCCACAGTCATAATATAAACAGACATCGGACTGATGACAAGCTTTTTAAATAAATTTAGATGCTTTCTAGCGAGTTAATAACTGGGTTGCCAGTGTCGGCAATTGCTGTCTGGTAAAGGTTAGCATTTACCGGTTACCGTGAACTTCAAAATCTGTTAAGACCAGCAAGACTGCTTTGTTGTCCAAACCATTGATTTTTTAGCTAATGCAGGTCCAACTATGTGTATGCCGTTGGGATTTTTTGTACATGTTAGAGTACATGCAGGAAACCGGGGACATGCTAGAGGTTTGCATGGTAAGCGGTTATAACCAGAAGGTCACTGGTTCAAGTATACTGTTCAGTGCATAAAGCATGTGAAATACGATTTACGGGGATTATCTATTCGTTTTCGGCTTGATGTCTGCTTGTTTGGTAATCCTTTTGGCGAGTGGTGGCGGTCAGGCAATCCGCTATTCATTTTCGGACGGTTTATCTTTGTGTTTGCCTCGGTGGAAGAGCGACCAGAGTTCCAGTTGCTGGCCCTCCCGGCTCTGTGTTGCGATATCATGCAGTAGGAAGTAGTTGAGGATGGTTCGTATCGCGATAATGGCTGCGAGCTGACCGATATCCGCCCAAGTCGGTGCCAGAGTCGTCTTCAGAATGCTAGCACCGATCAGAAAACCCAGAGCGAGGCTGAACGAGTAGCCCAGTTCCAGGCGTCCCTGCTTGACCGCGGCTTCGGATCGGCCGGGAGTCAGGACATCCGCGAAATAGATACGGGTTGCCTTGGCGATCCCTACCATGATCACCACCATGGCGAGAAACTGGCAGATAATCACGATTACCGCATTTGCAGCCTGCAGCCAATTGTGCAAATTTTCCATAATTCCTCCCTATGTGCACGTTCTTCAAGGCAAAGACTTGCCGAAGTTGCTGCCTAAACCTGTCTCAATATTAAATTACTGGATTAGATTTGTCAACTGATGCTTTTGCGACCAATGCAACTCGGCTGGGTTTGCTTGACAGTGTAACAGGTTGGGCGTATTATCTGGCAGTTGGTGCAGATATATCTGGAGCGTAACTTCTTGGAGTTTTAATAATGGCAAAAGGCGAGAAAAGCTGGGAAAAGCGGCTTAGCGGCGAGGTTGATCAGTTGGCGGTGAATTATGTGGAATCGCTGTCGTATGACCGCAGGCTGTATAAATATGATATTCAGGGATCGATCGCGCATGCGCAGATGCTGTGTGCGAAGGGTTTTCTGACGGCCGATGAGCTCGATGCGATAAAAGGCGGGCTGGCCCAGATTCAGGACGAGATCGAGGCGGGGCAGTTCGAGTTCAACGTCCTGCAGGAAGATATTCATATGGCGGTGGAGGCGGCGCTGACCGAGAAGATCGGTGATCCGGGCAGGAAGCTGCACACCGGGCGGAGCAGGAACGATCAGATCGCGACGGATATGCGGCTGTGGATGCGTGAGGAGATCGACATACTGCGCAGCAAGGTTCGCGATCTGCAGGGGGCGTTCGTGGAGCTGGCGAGCAAATATACGAAGGACATGATGCCGGCCTATACGCATTTGCAGCGGGCCCAGCCGATAGCGATAGGGGCGTATCTGCTGAGTTTCGTCGAAATGCTGGAGCGGGATTATCAGCGGCTCGGCGATTGTCGCAAACGTGTTAACGTGTCACCATTGGGAAGCGGTGCGGTCGCGGGCAGTACGATACCGCTGGACAGGGCGATGACGGCTGAGCTGCTGGGGTTTGAAGGCGTGATGCGAAACAGCATGGACGGCATGAGCGACCGGGATTTCTGCGCAGAATTTACGTTTGCGTGTTCGCTGGCGGCGGTGCATCTGTCACGGTTCGCTGAGGATTTCATTATCTACTCGTCCAGCGAGTTCGATTTCGTGCGGATCGATGACAAGTATTGCACTTCGTCGAGCATGATGCCGCAGAAACGCAACCCGGATATGCTGGAGCTGATGCGGGGCAAGACGGGCAACATCTTCGGCTCGCTCAGTGCGATGCTGATGATGCTCAAGAGCCAGCCATCCACGTACAATCGAGATATGCAGGAGGACAAGCTGCACATCTTCAGTGCTGCCGACGTTCTGCGGGCGTCGCTGGACATAGCGACGGCGATCGTGTCGAATACCCAGTTCAAGACGGCGGACATCGCGGCAGGGCTGGACAAGGGATTCCTGGATGCGACCTGTCTGGCGGAGTACCTGGTTCGAAAGGGTGTGCCTTTCCGCAAGGCGCACGGCATCGTCGGTGGACTGGTTGCGGAATGCGAAAAGCAGGGTCTCGCGAAGCTGGCGGATCTGCCTTTGGAGACCTTCACGGATGCGTGCGATGTGATAGAGAAGGATGTGTATGACAACCTCGGTGCGACGAACGTGGTAAAACAGTACGCCTCTGCGGGGTCCGCGGGTACCAAGCAGGTCGAGGAGCAGGTCGCGTTCTGGCGGCAGGAGTTCGGGCAGTGAGCGGGCAGGGCGAGGACAAGGTCACTTCGTGGTTCGCGCAGCAGAGCCGGGCGAGGGAGGAGCGGTTTCCGATAGGAATCGGCGACGACATGGCGCAGGTGAACATGGGCGGGGGCTCGGTGCTGGTGACGACGGATATGCTGCTGGACGGTGTGCATTTCGACCTCGCGAGCGCAGGCGCGGAGCAGGTCGGGTATAAGGCGATGGCGGCGAGCCTGAGCGATTGTGCAGCGATGGCGACCAGGCCTGTCTGTGCGGTGGTCGCGGTCGCGCTGCCGACAGGGTTCGGCGAGGACAAGCTAAAGGAGCTGCACGCGGGCATCGTGCGTGCGGGCGATATGTTCGACTGTACGCTGATCGGCGGCGATATTACCGCGTGGCGGGACAATGCCGGCAGATTCGTCATAAACGTTACAATGCTCAGTGAATGCGTCGACTGCGTGGAGCCTGTAAAGCGGTCCGGCGCGAAGGTTGGCGATGCGGTATGCGTGACGGGAGAGCTTGGCGGCTCGATCGCGGGCAAGCATTTGACGTTCGTGCCGCGGGTGGAGGAAGCGATCGAGATCGCGCGGGCGGCGGATGTGCACGCGATGATGGATGTGACGGACGGGCTTGTTAAGGACCTCAGCAGGATATGTGCCGCGAGCGGGGTTGGCGCGATCATCGAGGCGGAGAGGGTGCCGATGACTCACGCAGCTAAGGAGGGGAACGATCCGCTTGAGGCGGCACTATATGATGGCGAGGATTTTGAGCTGCTCTTCACGGTGTCGGCGGAGGATTATGAGACGTTGGCAGGGGAGCAATCGATAAAAGCGGGAATTACGCGCGTTGGCCTCATCACGGATTCGGGCAGGATCGAGCTGCAGCGCGGCCGGGACCGCGAAGTCTTGGATGTTAAAGGATACGATCATTTATAAGAGTATTTACGAAATGGAAGAAAAGAAGACATTCGAAATTGTGACGCATGGGCCTAGTGAGACGATGGAAATCGGTGCGAAGATAGGTGAAAGCCTGCGGGGCGGGGAAGTGATATGCTTTGTGGGTAATCTCGGGACGGGCAAGACGCATCTTATTAAAGGTATCGCTCGCGGGCTGGGGGCCGAGGATACGGGTGTGAACAGTCCGACGTTCGTGCTGGTTAACGAATATATAGGAGAGGGCGTTCGGCTGGACGCGTATCATATAGATGCGTATCGGCTGGAAAGCGTCAAAGAGTTTGAGATGCTTGGCTTCGATGAGCTGTGCTATCCGGACAGCGTGGTTATGATCGAGTGGGCGGACAAGGTTGAGAGCTATCTGGAGGGCCTGGATTACGTGGAAGCCAGGCTTGAGCATGAGGGAGAGAGTGAGCGTAAAATTATTTTGAAGAATCTTCCCGGCTATTTGTATGAGGTACTGACGGCAGAATAACTGATAGCTGACTGCCAGGGGCAGACTTATCGGTCCTTGCTGCTGCAATGCCAAATAAAACTGAATAGAAGCAAAAAATTGACGCTCGTGCATTTGGCACGGGCGTTTTTTATTTCTTATGTTTTGTGTGGTTCAAGTTTGATCATTGGAAACTAAATAATCCTGCATGGCGGGGAGCTCGGAAGGGCAGCCGGCAGTCACCGCAAAGAAAAGTTTGAATACCTGTTGCGAAGCTGACGCCGGTCGGAAGAGTTACCCGATTATCAGATAAATAGCCATGCCTTCAAGCCAGCTGGCAAAGAGGGCCGTCTTAATGATACTCCGGGGCGAAACCCCGAGCGAGGGACTGATGTCTCCTTCGGCCGGAAAACCCAGCTTTGTGAGAAGAGCATGGCAGACGAGAGTGGAAAGTATCGGCAAAATTCAAGCATTAGATTTGAGTGGTTCAAATCAAAACAAGAAAAGTAAAAAGTAACGAGAGATAATGATCGAGTTCGATCGAAAAGAAAAAGGGAGAACATTATGAGAGCTAGAAAAGGTTTTACACTGGTAGAAATTCTGATCGTTGTAGTTATTCTGGGTATCCTGGCAGCAATCGTCATTCCTCAGTTCAGTCAGGCAAGTTCTGATGCAAAGCTTTCGAGTCTGAGAAGTAACCTCCAGACGATGAGGTCGCAGATTGCTTTGTACAAAGTTCAGAATAGTGACAATCTGCCCCCTGCAGATACACTGGCAAATTTCGAAGGTGCAATGTGCCCTGAATATCTGCAGTCAGTGCCCAACAATCCTTTTACAGGTGGCAATACTATTACTCAAGGTGATAATACAGGTTTAGCCGGTGCTCCTGGAGATGGCAGCAGTGACTGGTATCTGAATACAACTGAAGGTATTGTTTATGCAAATGATACTGGCACACTTGATGATGGCACTGCCCATTCAACCTTCTAAATCACTTAAGATCTAATGCAATCGAAAGCTGGTCGGGTCCGGGGGGACTGGCCAGCTTTCTTTTTGTCTATACATAAATTACCGAAACTGTGTGGATTTCGGGTTCGGTAAGTTAAACTCCACTTTCAGATGCCCGATGTATTGATGCAGGATTATTGTGAGCTGCCTTGACAGGCCGCTTGTTAGTCTCGTCAGCGTTGCTGATGAAGTAAAGCGATTAGTTCTTGTGAGAGAGAATTATGATGAGAAGGAATGGAAAAGGAATCAGTATCCCGGAAGTTTTAATTGTCGGTCTTGTGATCTGCATCATTGGTGCTATCGTAGGACCTGCCTTTACCAAGGCGAGCGCGGAAGCCAAGCTGACGAACCTGGTGGACAGGCTCGAGCTCGTACGTAGCCAGATCGAACGGTACAAGGCAGAACACAACGGTCTGCTGCCAGGCCAGTTGAAGCATGGCTGTGGAATACGAAGCGATGATTTTGTGCAGGCATTGACCGAATCGACAAGTTCCACAATGCCTTACCTGAACGAAATGCCTGAGAATCCATTCAACGGCTCGAACGAAGTGAAGATCGGTGACGGCTCCAAGGGAACTATCGGTGGAGCCGGGTGGTTCTTCGACTTCAAGACAGGTGAGTTCAGGGCCGATAACAGCCGAATTCATGCGGCTTACTAGATGCGGTTGCAATTGAGTGCAGAACGCATTGGAAAGGTATGAAGCCTTTCCGGGGGATATGACATGTATAACAAAAAGAGCGGTTTTACGCTCGTCGAGATACTGATCGTGGTTGTGATCCTTGGCATACTCGCAGGGATCGTACTGCCCGGTCTTGGTCAGGCCAGTGAAGATGCTCACGAAACCAATCTAAAGAGCAATCTGCAAACGGTAAGGATGCAGATACAGCTTTATAAGACGCAGCACGACGATCTTCTGCCCGGCCAGAGTACAATTGGCGGCAATATAACTCAAGCCGATTTTAAGGCAGCCATCTTGAGCACCGATGCGCAGGGCTACGGTCCTTATATGCACGACATGCCCAAGAATATGCTGCTTAACGATGCCGCCAAACAGGACGATATAACGATAGTGAACAGCGACGGCGCGGTACCTACAGGTGCCGAAGGTACGGGCTGGTGGCTGAACGCTGCCAACGGTGATTTCCGTGCCTGCGACAGTGCTGATCATATAAACTGGTGAGATTTGAAGATGTAGAACATGAATCCGTCAAATAAAAACAGAAACGGCTTTACGCTGATGGAATCAATGATGGCCACTGTAGTGCTCGCTATGGTGGCTGCCGGCGTTGCGCTGCCGTTATCGAGCGGAGCGAACGTCCAGATGGAAGGCGCAAGGCTGACGATGGCGGCGAAGCTGGCGAACGATTTGATGGCAGAGGTTGCTGCGACGGATTTCGATTCGATCTCGTCGACGTTTGATGGCTTAAGTGAAAGCTCGGGAGCATTGACGGAATATGACGGCGACTTGTTGAGCGGCCCTGCATATGAAGGATTCAGCAGAAGTGTCAACTGCAGCACGGCCACTGTCGGTAAGGTGGACATGCTGTGGGTGACTGTGAGCGTAAGTCATGACGGCGAAGAGCTTGTGGCACTTAAGCGTCTCTTTGGGCCATAGATAACATGAACAGGACAAGCAGACAATCCGGTTTTACGATGATGGAGCTGCTGGTCAGTCTCATGGTCAGCTCGATCATATTCGGTGCGATCGCGACGATCGCTCACGCTATGTCTACCGCCAATACGCACATGGACGAGATGGGCAAGAGACAGGCTCATCTGCGGCATTCCAGTTTGCGTATCAGTTCGCTTATTCGTGACAGTATCGCAGCCTGGCGATTGGATTATAATGTTGCACTGTGGACAGGCGACAGCAATGCCGACGGCGGGATCAATGCTGACGAGGTGATTTATATCGAAACCAGTTCCGATGGTGCGCGGATATCGCTGGTGGATTTTCCTGACGATAATCGAGCAGCTACGGTTTCTTCTGTAAAATCAGGCAATTTCAAGAGTCTGATGAAAAGCGAGAACAAGGCCCGGACTACCGATCTGATCACGGATTGCAGCAGTGTATGGTTCGAACTTGTCGGAGATGAATTCGTAAGCATAACCTTCAATATGGATGATGGAGCGGGCAGTTGTAAATACCAGATATGTGAGACGCTTGCAGGTTCCGGTGCTCATTTGATCGATACAGAAGGGCTGATTAACTGATGGTGAAATTGATCCGCCAAAATCGAACGAATGAAAAAGGTGCCGCACTTCTGGTGGTGCTCTTTGTGGTTATGGCTGCGACCGTGCTTTCTATCGGTTTTCTAAGCAAAGCGGACAGCGAACTGGCAAGCGGATCGAATTTCATTGTCCGGACACAGATGGATTCTGTCGCGCAGTCCGGCCTTGAACATGCCAAAGCGTTGCTTAGCAACCCTCAGACGGTCGATACGTCTGTTTTGGATTACTGGACGGGCGGTACCGGGCTGCAGATCGAGTCCGGGGACGATTACTACGACGTTACTGTTACGCGGGATGCGACGACTGCAGCTTATGAGTATGTGTACGACATCACAAGCGAGGCCTATCGACTTAACGGCAGTGACAAGGTGGGGCGAAGTAATGTGCAAGGGCGTTTACGGCTGCATCCAGTGATAGCGTATTGGCAGCATGACTCACAGACAATATCTACTGCTATGACTATTAACGGCAGCACTTACGTGTGGTCCGACTGCCGACTTGATGGAACGGTCAATGGCGATGCTTATGCTGCAGGGCAAATCTACGGAACAGGCACACTCAACGGCAGTGAACATGAATACGAAGCCGACCCTCTGGACCTGCCCGGCCTTTCAAGCAGCGACTACCAGATGTCTTACTACTATGACGGCGGCGGGGCGTACAGTGTGACTTCAATTGCAAATTCTTACACGGGCAGTTTTGCTTCGGCTGGGATGAATAATCCAGCAAAAGTTTATTATTGCAGCGGTGATCTGGCGTTGACTGACATTGTAGGCACGATCCAGGGAACCATTGTTGTTTCGAGTAATTTGCGTATTTCGAGCGGATGCAGTTTTACTATAGATCCTGTCAAGAATATGCCTGCTCTTATTGTGGGTGACGAAATACATATTGAAGGGTCCGATCAGAGCATAGCAATAAATGGTCTGGTTCAAGTCGCGGATCACATCGATATGCTGGGTAAAACAAATGTCCAGTTCCAGGTAGACGGGGCGATGTATCTGCTAAGTGATGGCATTAAAAACCTTTGGGGCTCTGGCAGTAGTGTTACGGTAACTGCGGATCCCGTAGCGGCTTCGGTAGAAATATGGAGCAGCACCGAAAATTCGCGGCTTTGGAGCCCGGTAGGAGGAGCGGTTTTTGAGGCGATATCACGCCCGATGCCGTGAGCGTGAATGTCCTATAACTGTTGCAGTGCGAGTTTCATTGCTGCAAAAGGACGTGCAGGCCTCATTTCATTTCAATGATACCACCGTGATTTATGTATATGGCGTGTGTATCGGTCGTAAGGCTTATCAGGAGTGCGCCGGGCTTTTTGAGTGCCTGAGACGGGCTTGACCGCTGATATTGTGAAAACTGAGGGTTTTGAAAACATGAAAGTGTTGCTTCGCGATGTAAGGATTTGTAAATGACCGACAATGAAACCTAAACCAGGCTTTTGTGGTTAAGGGTTGACTGGGTGATGTCGAAACAGAATTCGGACGTGTCTTATCACGCTGGTACGAAAAGGATATGAATTATGGTTATTGATAGAAGAATAGATCTGACGACTTGCAGATCGGGCGGCTTTACGCTGATGGAAATCCTGATGGTTGTCGTCATTATCTCCGTCGCGGCTGTGATAGCGGTTCCCATGATGGGTTCTGCGGCAACCAGTCAGATTAAGTCTGCTGGAAACGTCCTGGCTGCGGATATTGAATACGCCAAGAGCATGGCCATCAGCAGGCAGAAGAATTATTCGATAGTATTTGATGCTGCCTCTGAATCATACAGCATAGAAGATGATTCCGGCAACACGATTACCCATCCCGTGAGGGGCGGAAATTATACGACCCAGCTTTCGAGCGGGTCCGACCTGGATCGAGTCAGTATATCGACCGCGAATTTCGATGATACGCAGACGCTGACTTTCAACTATCTGGGCAGTCCCTTCAATGGCGACGGAACAGCGTTGAACAGCGGTCAGGTGGTTCTGTCGGCGGATGAGCTGACGATGACAATAAGTGTTGAACCTGTAACCGGGTACGTAACGATTCAATAGAGGTATTGGTGTGGTTAGTCTGTTCAGGAAAAAGGCATTCCCAATAGGGCTGGATATCGGGAGCAGTTCCATAAAGATGATCCAGATTGGAGGCTGCGGCAGCGGAGAAAGGATCATTGCTGCTGAGCAGGTGGACCTTACCCCTGATATACGCAATGATAATGAACTCAAACGTGACTTTGCAGTTTGTGCGATCAAAGAGATGCTTTCGCGCGGAGGATTTCAGGGCAAGGACGTCATCTCATGTCTGCCTAACGGATCCGTCAAGAACAAAAGTATGCGAGTAACGATCGGGGAAGATGATGAGACGGATGACATCAATAGACAGTTAGCTGCCAGGCTTGGCCTTGATGCTGATAAGGATGAAATACGCCATTTACTGGCTGGACGTGTCATGCAGGGTGATGATGTAAAAAGCGAAGTAATCTGTTTTGGCGTGGGAAAAGAAACAATAGACAGCCATATCGATCTGCTGGAGGAGTCCGGCCTTGTTCCCGTAGGGCTCGATGCCGTGCCCTGTTCCATACTGAGAAGCGTAAGAAGGTCCCTCAGAAGGCAGGCGGACCGTGAGAAAAACAGATTCTACATTGATCTGGGAAGCAAATATACGACGGTTATCGCAGGCGGTGAGAATGGACTCAGCTTTATCAAACAGATACCCATGGGCGGCAACCTGTTGAACGAAGCAGTTTCGCGTTGCCTGGAGGTGGATATAAACAGGTCGATCGAGCTTCGACGAAAATTACAATGCGGCAACGATTCAATAAATTCCTCTACGCGACGCGCCCTGATCGATGCGATGAGGGATGTGAACGAAGAGCTCGCCAGAGAAATTTCCATGTGTATGCGTTACTACGCCGTGACATTCAGGGGGCACAGTCCCGACGAAGCACTGTTGTCCGGTGGAGAAGCATATGAGCAGACACTGGTAAATGCATTGAAGCGTCGCCTTGGTGTAGACGTGGAAGTGGCTCATCCTCTGAGAGGATTTGATATAGAAAAGACTGATCTCACGATGTCCGGTGACGGCTCGATGTGTGAATGGGCCGTGGCGATAGGTGCCGGTATCAAGGGCCGCGACAGTCTTGCAATAGGAAGTCAGAAATATGCAAGAAATTGATTTTCTGCCAAAATGGTACACCACAGGACGCAAGAAGAAGGTTAACTACCGACGGCAATATTTTGCCCTCGGAGTTCTATTCTTCGTTCTGATGATATGGAGCCTTGCTGGGACTTACTCGGTTTCCGTAAGCAAGGGCCAGGTGCGGATCATGCAGCGTTCGCTGAAGAACAATGCGCCCATAGCAGCCAAATATTCAAATTTTGAAGAGGAACTTCGAAAG comes from the Anaerohalosphaera lusitana genome and includes:
- the pilM gene encoding pilus assembly protein PilM, with amino-acid sequence MVSLFRKKAFPIGLDIGSSSIKMIQIGGCGSGERIIAAEQVDLTPDIRNDNELKRDFAVCAIKEMLSRGGFQGKDVISCLPNGSVKNKSMRVTIGEDDETDDINRQLAARLGLDADKDEIRHLLAGRVMQGDDVKSEVICFGVGKETIDSHIDLLEESGLVPVGLDAVPCSILRSVRRSLRRQADREKNRFYIDLGSKYTTVIAGGENGLSFIKQIPMGGNLLNEAVSRCLEVDINRSIELRRKLQCGNDSINSSTRRALIDAMRDVNEELAREISMCMRYYAVTFRGHSPDEALLSGGEAYEQTLVNALKRRLGVDVEVAHPLRGFDIEKTDLTMSGDGSMCEWAVAIGAGIKGRDSLAIGSQKYARN
- a CDS encoding GspH/FimT family pseudopilin; amino-acid sequence: MVIDRRIDLTTCRSGGFTLMEILMVVVIISVAAVIAVPMMGSAATSQIKSAGNVLAADIEYAKSMAISRQKNYSIVFDAASESYSIEDDSGNTITHPVRGGNYTTQLSSGSDLDRVSISTANFDDTQTLTFNYLGSPFNGDGTALNSGQVVLSADELTMTISVEPVTGYVTIQ
- a CDS encoding PulJ/GspJ family protein translates to MNRTSRQSGFTMMELLVSLMVSSIIFGAIATIAHAMSTANTHMDEMGKRQAHLRHSSLRISSLIRDSIAAWRLDYNVALWTGDSNADGGINADEVIYIETSSDGARISLVDFPDDNRAATVSSVKSGNFKSLMKSENKARTTDLITDCSSVWFELVGDEFVSITFNMDDGAGSCKYQICETLAGSGAHLIDTEGLIN